The segment ATTCAACTCACCACTCTCTTCTCAACAACATGTcatctccaatggtttcttttGCTCTGTTCCTCTTCAATCTAATTGTCCTATCAAGTAAGTCTCATTGCAATTATATTGCAATTCAAGTTTCAAACACACACTTCACTCACCATCAATATAATTATGTCTTCTTTTTACAGGTTCTAGTTGCTATGCAATTGGTAACAACAAAACATTGTCATCACTTGCAAGTAGAATTGGGATAAACTATGGAAGATTAGGAAACAATCTCCCATCTCCTTACCAATCAATCAACCTCATCAAAACCCTTAAAGCAGGCCACGTCAAACTCTACGACGCGGATCAAGAAACCCTAATGCTCCTCTCTAATACCAATATCTACGTCACAATCATGGTCCCTAACAACCAAATCATTTCGATCGCCGCCGACCAAACCGCGGCAGACAATTGGGTCAACACCAACGTCCTTCCTCACTACCCACAAACGAAAATCAGATTCGTCCTTGTCGGAAACGAGATCCTCAGCTACAACTCCGACCAAGACAAGCAGATCTGGACTAACCTTGTCCCTGCGATGCGTAAAATCGTGAACTCACTTAGAGCAAGAGGGATTCACAACATCAAAGTCGGGACACCACTCGCCATGGACGTTCTCCGATCAAGTTTTCCTCCGTCGAGTGGTTCATTCCGGGATGAAGTCGCCGCTCCGGTGATGTTACCGTTGCTGAAGTTTCTCAACGGGACaaactctttcttcttccttgatGTTTACCCTTACTTCCCTTGGTCCACTGATCCGGTTAACAACGATTTGGACTTCGCTCTCTTCGAATCGAATTCAACTTATACCGACCCACAAACCGGTTTGGTTTACACCAATCTTTTGGACCAGATGCTCGATTCGGTTATCTTTGCGATGACCAAGCTCGGTTACCCCAACATCCGTCTCGCAATTTCTGAAACCGGGTGGCCTAACTCCGGTGATATCGACGAAACCGGAGCTAACATTTTCAATGCGGCGACGTATAACCGGAATTTGATCAAGAAGATGACAGCTAACCCGCCGCTCGGTACACCAGCCAGACCCGGTTCACCTATACCGACGTTTTTGTTCTCGTTGTTTAATGAAAACCAGAAACCCGGTTCGGGAACAGAGAGGCATTGGGGAATTTTGAATCCTGACGGTACACAGATTTACGAAATTGATTTCAGTGGGACAAGACCGGTTTCGAGTCTTGGTTCGTTGCCTAAACCGAGTAATAATGTTCCGTTCAAGGGCAATGTGTGGTGTGTGGTTGCTGAAGGAGCCAGCGAGGAGGAGTTAGGGCAGGCGCTTGACTTTGCTTGCGGAAGAAGTAGTGAAACCTGTGCAGCTTTGGCGCCGCGAAGAGAGTGTTACGCGCCAGTTTCGGTTACTTGGCACGCAAGCTATGCATTTAGCTCGTACTGGGCTCAGTTCCGGAACCAAAGCTCTCAGTGCTACTTCAATGGCTTGGCACGTGAGACCACTACCAACCCTGGTGAGTTTTTCAAAAACTCTTCAGTTCTTGCCtaccaagaaaataaaagaaatgcgAAAATACCCTTGATTGTAGATTTGTAGTTAAGGTTTCCTTGTGTTTGTGTGGCTATTCTGGAATAATTAAAATACTGGTTATGATTGTAAATGGCTATTTTCTACAGGAAATGAGCGTTGCAAGTTCCCTAGCGTTACCCTGTGAGACATCCTCAGGAGTCAAAACTAAGGCGTATGGAGAAAAATCAAAAGCGGGATCATTCGGATTAAGTCGATCAATCTTGTTCTTGacaattattaatttttcttttaccaaGTTCTTACTCCTTGTTTCCTATTGTCGAGGGAGATcgaataaacaataaaaaattgtCACTGATATTTAAAAGCCAAGATTATTCATTTCCATGTTTTTTATATCCAATAATATAGTATTGTGTTTGAAACAATAAAATTGACTTCTTTTAAGACCCCCAAACTAATGAAATCCACATTCAATCCACTCAATATTTTAGGCTCTGAAACCCTACCAACATAATTGATTCTTCAATTATTCATCCATACTTTTGTTATCTATTTTACAAGTCGTTTAATTGTTGTCAATTTTCCTTCCCTATCTTAGAAGGCAATTATATTGGTTGAATCAGTTATAAAGGAGATTATATGGAATAGTTATGTGTCTGACATACTGAACAAGCTGTAACATACTCTTGCACATGCTTTTTCATTTTTGACAAATATACATTTGGTTTTACCCTATACAAAGTCTTTAAAACACCTGTGTTTCTCCTAACATTCTATCAGGACATTCTTTCAGAATCAATAGAATATGTGCTTACTTTGTAGAAATCACTCATCGGTTCTTATAAAGCAGACGACCATCAACCACATAGAATAATTGTCACACTGCTTTTCTTGGTATGCACGACTTCAAAACCTCATGTATTTTTGCATCTTCATCTATTTCTCCATACAAATCCTATAACTGCAGTGGTGTTGGTAATGTCAGAGATAAGAACAAACTCGTATTACTGCTCATCCAACACAACTAATCCGTGAATGACCATCAACCACTTTATTTTCACTCCTAACCTTGTACTATATCTAAAATTGACACCTCAACACCCTTGTGATCCATCGTTGCTAATCCTAAGTCACCTCTCTTTCCTCCAACAAATATTTCAGACTTAGTTGTTAGTACAAATCTTCTACACAACAGATATTGAGGCCACTTCTGAATTGCCATGACAATGACCATAATTTCTCTTTCATATGTTGGTTTTAATTGTTCCTTCTCAGTCAATACATGGCTAAAATAAGTGATTGAATACCTCGCTTGCATCAACACCACACCAAGGCCATAACCATAGGCATCACACTCAACAATAAAAGCTTGAGAAAATCGGGTAAGGCCAGCACCAGAGTAGAAATTATCGCCTTCTTACGTACATCAAATTACCATTTGAGATTCATTAGACCATTTAAACAGATCTTTATTCAATAACTCTGTGAGAGATTTAGCAATACTTTCATAATTCTGTACAAACCACATGTAGTAACCCGTAAGACCCAAAATCCTCTCAACTTCTTCACTGTTTTAGGAGTAGGAAAACATTTAACTGCACCCACCTTCTGTTCATGCGTAGCAACACCTTCACCAGAGATCACATGAACAAGATATTCCATCTTCTTTTGTGcaaaattacattttttcaATTAGCATACAGTTCATCTTCAATACTATCAATACGTTCATCAATTGACCAACATGACTGTGCAGAGTAGAGCTGTAGATCAAGATGTCGTAAAGAACACTAACACAAACTTCCTTCATAATGGCTTGAAGATCTCATTCATTAGAGACTGGAAAGTAGCAGGTCCACTCATCAAACCAAACGGTAGCACCAAGAATTCATAATGACAGCCATGGGTACAAAAATCTGTCTTCTCAATGTCTTCATCcctcatcctaatctgatggtACTCTGCCTTCAAATCCAACTTAGATAACCATCTTTCTCAATGTAATTCATCAAATAGTTGATCAATAATAGCTATGTGATATTTATCCGGAATTGTATTCCTATTTGCAGTCATATAATCAACACATAAGCTCTagtcattttctttcttctttaccaACAATATCGGGTTTGAAAAAAGACTATGGCTTGATCGTATCAATCTAGCTTGCAACATATCATTAACCATCTTCTCAATCACCTCTTTTTGTGCATGCATGTATTTATAAGGATGTACATTTATTGGGCCTTGTCCTGttgtatattaattatgtgTTCTCTTCCTCTAACTGGTGGCAGACCCTGAGGAGACTGGAAGACAATTCTTCTATCTCCAGAACCAACTCTAGCttcgtcttttttttctttcacatgCACCAGATGAAATTCCTTATTGTGATTTCCGTGTTCCAAACACTTAAGTAACATTGTTGTTGGATGAATAGTTGAATATCTCTTGAGAGTTACTAAACCACTATCATAAGTAGATGACAATTCATGATTTCACCAATATAATGTAGATGTTCCTTAGAACATGTACATTAGCCCTTGCACCATTGTTCCTTCAAATTTTGTCATCTCATTCGGCTTAGTCGTCTTAGAGATTAGGCATATATTGGTATCATTTATCTCATGCGCTATTGTTCCTTCAAAGAGAAACTGATTAACCATACAAGTTAAATCTTTTTTGACAGTATCCCAAAAATCCTGGTATAATAGAGATGTCATTCCATCTGGTCCTGAGGCTTTTTCT is part of the Raphanus sativus cultivar WK10039 chromosome 5, ASM80110v3, whole genome shotgun sequence genome and harbors:
- the LOC108859708 gene encoding probable glucan endo-1,3-beta-glucosidase A6, giving the protein MSSPMVSFALFLFNLIVLSSSSCYAIGNNKTLSSLASRIGINYGRLGNNLPSPYQSINLIKTLKAGHVKLYDADQETLMLLSNTNIYVTIMVPNNQIISIAADQTAADNWVNTNVLPHYPQTKIRFVLVGNEILSYNSDQDKQIWTNLVPAMRKIVNSLRARGIHNIKVGTPLAMDVLRSSFPPSSGSFRDEVAAPVMLPLLKFLNGTNSFFFLDVYPYFPWSTDPVNNDLDFALFESNSTYTDPQTGLVYTNLLDQMLDSVIFAMTKLGYPNIRLAISETGWPNSGDIDETGANIFNAATYNRNLIKKMTANPPLGTPARPGSPIPTFLFSLFNENQKPGSGTERHWGILNPDGTQIYEIDFSGTRPVSSLGSLPKPSNNVPFKGNVWCVVAEGASEEELGQALDFACGRSSETCAALAPRRECYAPVSVTWHASYAFSSYWAQFRNQSSQCYFNGLARETTTNPGNERCKFPSVTL